DNA from Pseudomonadota bacterium:
TTTATCATTTATTACCATCAGTGCACCGACTCCCTTTTCACTCATAAGTTCCAGGGAACGGTATACAATGGCATCAGGCAAAATCGACCAAACTTCACGCCCCTTCTTTTCTAAAATCTTTCCAACTTTTTCCATATGGTGCTCCTTTTTTAAGGTACTTGTTCTCGAAATAAAATATAAAAAAAAGAATTATTATGCAAGGGTTATTTTTTCCTTTGCAGCCTCTGAATATTACCTGATATTGGTACTCTTGCAAGGCATGCTTTTCTCATTTTTAACATTGACATTACTTCCGTAAATAATATATTAAATTTAAACTAAAACTATGTCATCATCTTCCAATAAAGTATAAAAAGGAGCATATATGGATCAAATTACCTTAACAATCGACGGGCGTACGGTACGGGGAGAGAAGGGCCAAACTGTTCTTGAGGTTGCATTAAAGAGCGGAATAAATGTTCCTTATCTCTGCTACCACCCAAAGATAAGCAAAACAGGCGCTTGCCGGGTGTGCCTTGTGAGAATTAACGGGACAATGCTTAAGGCCTCCTGCGTGGAGCCAATAACCGAAGGGATGACGGTTATAACAGAAGATGAAGAAATTGTAAAAATAAGAAAATGGATTTTAGAGCTGCTTCTCTCTGATGGCGACCACAATTGCCTGTATTGTGAGGCGAATGGTGCATGTGAATTCCAGGCCCTGATCCAGCGCTACAATATTGGCGAAGTCAAGCCTGACCGTCAGAGGGATGTCAAAGAGATAGATTATGAATCAAGTAACGCCTTAAGAAGAAATGAGAACAGGTGTATACTTTGTGGAAGATGTGTGAAAGGATGCAAGGAGATTCAGGTATCCAATGTGTGGAGTTTTGCAGAAAGGGGGAGTCATACCCACCTTGTTGCGGATGATGGAAAGAAGATAGGTGAATCGAGCTGTGTAAAATGCGGGACCTGTTCCCAATTGTGTCCCACCGGCGCAATTACATTCCAGACAGTCTCCGGAAGGGGCGCAAACTGGGAGCTTACCAGCATACCAAGTATCTGTATATACTGCGGGGTGGGGTGTAAGATTGATTTCTACAAAAACAGGGAAGGTATTCTTGTGAAGACCATGGGCAACAACACCGGCCCCAATAATGGACACCTTTGCGTAAAAGGGAGGTTTGGTTTTGATTTTGTTCAGAGCGATAAAAGGTTGACCACACCACTTATAAAGAAAAATGGTGTGCTTGAAGAAGCAAGCTGGGATGAAGCGCTTGATCTTGTTGCGACCCGGTTAACAGAGATAAAGGAAAAGTATGGCTCTGACTC
Protein-coding regions in this window:
- a CDS encoding 2Fe-2S iron-sulfur cluster-binding protein, translated to MDQITLTIDGRTVRGEKGQTVLEVALKSGINVPYLCYHPKISKTGACRVCLVRINGTMLKASCVEPITEGMTVITEDEEIVKIRKWILELLLSDGDHNCLYCEANGACEFQALIQRYNIGEVKPDRQRDVKEIDYESSNALRRNENRCILCGRCVKGCKEIQVSNVWSFAERGSHTHLVADDGKKIGESSCVKCGTCSQLCPTGAITFQTVSGRGANWELTSIPSICIYCGVGCKIDFYKNREGILVKTMGNNTGPNNGHLCVKGRFGFDFVQSDKRLTTPLIKKNGVLEEASWDEALDLVATRLTEIKEKYGSDSIGSLSSAKCTNEENYLMQKFMRGVIGTNNVDHCARR